The Musa acuminata AAA Group cultivar baxijiao chromosome BXJ2-2, Cavendish_Baxijiao_AAA, whole genome shotgun sequence genome contains the following window.
AAATCATTATCGTCATACAGTTTTTCGATGATACTCTTGATTTATCTTCGGGCAGACATGATCATGATATCGCCCTCGAACATTCATCTAATCTAACATCTTATGTTGTCCATGGACATTTTCTACGGTTTGCAAATATTGTCCCTTGGCATCCTATACATATGATTTTCCTGTAAGTGTAGATTTGCTGACGACTGAGAGATACTTGTAATTGACTAATGGAGTTTGAAATTAGCTAGGTTAATTCTGTGATCGCATTGTGACTCTGAAGTTGATTTAGGCTTTATAGTTGACCATTAATTTGTTCTATATTAAGTGCTTTTTCTTGGGATAGCTTTAAAAATCTTAGTTTCTTGTGGCAACCTACCTCTTATGTCCCGCTTTTGCAATGAAAAATTTCAAAAGAATGGTATGTTTCAATTGGTCTAAAGTACTATCTTTGGTCCTGATGCTATGGATTTCCATAGTTATGTTCTGTGCATTGCTCGATGCAGTTGCTTTTGGTGATGCTAAGTTTTAAAACTATATTCTTGAAGTGTAAATGCACTAGTAGTCAACTGATTCTGTTGCCTCTCATTTAACCGTATCAACTTTCTTAACGAAAGATGTAATTTTGCTGTGGCATTTTAGGTCTGCTTTGAAGGACTGCTTGTTGTGTATTTTAGTGGATTCTCTGTCTAATCATATTTTTAGGAAACCAATAGTTAAGCAGACTGGCTCGTCAAATCTTTGATAAACTCTGCCTTGATCATTCTTGTGAGAATTTCATTTCTTGTGATTGTAAACATACTTTTTTTCCAATCTCTTACGAGCTTGATAATTGTCCTTTGAGACTACAAGTTGTCCTTTTCTCTTAAGAATATATGTAGGCTTTACTTTCCTTCACTCTTGCTACTAGATTTACTTGTTTCAAGCTTCTTTTGTCGTTCCTTATTTTTAATGTTAATCACATTTTGAAATATGTCTATTACATTTTGCATTCAAAATGCTTTTCCTTTTCTCATTCTATCTTTGTGCAAGTTATCAGTCAACTTGAGGCAGTCAATATATGCAAAAATGCATTATTTTTTTGTCAGATATGTCCTCTTGACTTCAATTCTGATCCTAATATTTGAGCTAGTGAttttagatttatatttttttgctgGGCACCTACGGAGCAGTATTCTGAAGCATGTATGTTTACTCAAAAGATGAGATTTAATAATGATGTTTGCTCTTATTTTTTCATATGGCTACAGCCTTCTACAATTGTTTTGCAAGAAACTTGTTAAGTTCTCAATGATATGATATCCTCTAAGTGCGACTAACTTATATGTGGAATTCTAGGCATATCGACTATTGTATGCATAGAGTAAATTTGTTGAAGCATCATGGTGTCAAACCTATTCTTGTTTTTGATGGTGGTATTCTACCGATGAAGATTGAACAAGAGACCAAGCGTTCAAGGTATCGACTGTGATTGGTAATATGCTTCAGCTTCATATTTGAGAGGAATGAAAGTTGATATGAGACTTCATCTTAGTGAGGGATGtcaaatgtcaatatgttttgcagGAATATGCTGGTTCTTATGGTCTTAGATATATTACACAAAATGTCATGCATGATATCTAACTAAATGAAATGAATTCAGGACCAGGAAGGAAAATCTTGCACGAGCAATGGAACATGAGACATTGGGTAATTCTTCTGCTGCTTATGAGTGCTACCAAAAAGCTGTTGATATTTCACCTTTGGTTGCATTTGAACTAATCCAGGTAGGATATTTTTTTTTGGTTACTTCTAGATCCAACATTACTGAACTCCTTGCCCATGCTATGAGATAAACTCCCTATATTCTCTTAATAATGTCTTTTTTCTATGCATAATTTGTTGACTGACGCCACCATCACTGTCAAGCAACTTTGTCTAAATCTAATAACTTTCGAGATGTACTATTGCAGGTTTTGAAACAAGATCATGTTGATTACATTGTGGCACCTTATGAAGCTGATGCTCAGATGACATTCTTGTCCATAAATAGCCTTGTTGATGCTGTCATCACTGAAGACTCAGACTTGATACCCTTTGGTTGTTCAAGAGTGAGTATATGTTAAAAGACTTTCTACTAGTTGGCTTTAAAAATGTATATCTTAATTCTTAATCATTTagttatctttttatttatttctctGTAGTACCTTGTTTCTTTTAAGATATTAACTTTTCAAGTACCTTATTCAGATTATCTTCAAAATGGACAAATTTGGCCAGGGagtcgagtttcaaagtttacgtTTGGGAAAAAATAAGGAGCTTGATTTAACCGGATTCACCAATCGGATGCTACTTGAGATGTGCATTTTTAGTGGTTGTGACTATCTACCATCACTGCCTGGCATGGGCTTGAAAAGGGCCCATGCACTCGTCAAGAGGCTTAAGAGCTACAATAAGGTAAGTTAAAATTATATGCATCATATTAGGCACTGCAATCGGAAAGATGATGATTTACATCTATGGAATATATAGCTGTCCTCATCTTATCGTTTTCTATAGCACTATCTTTCACTATTTTGTACTCTAGTTTTCAATTTTTTGATAAGCTCTGAATTGTTTAAATCTAGTTTGTGCAATCACATGTTATACTATAGTTTTACCTTAAAGTATGTAACACCAACTgtaaatttattttatcatgattttAGTTCAATTATTTAATTTGGTAATCGTCAGCCATTATACTGTTTAATTTAAACTGGTTTCTTGGTGCCTGACCAGTCAAAACTTATGGAGTAAGGGCCATCGTATCGGTAGAATAGTAAGCTGGAAGTAGAATAATGCAATTTCAGAATAGCTTTCTTTTCAATTTGAGTAGTAGAACATCTAACACTTTCACTTGCTCACCTttttcattttctcattttttaGGTTTTTCCACATATCCAGAGGACTTTTTTCCCCATATTTAGAGGATTTTACCTTGAGGGTTCATGTAGCTTAAGTTTGCATCATTCATGTCATGTTTGTCTATGTAGTGATATACTGAATCACATATTTGCCATCCTTGTTTTACCTTAATGAAACATTTTCTCTTCCTTCGTCCATAATTTACTGTTAACTTGATCATGTACTAAATTCTTGATTTTTGATGAATGTTTTGACCTTCAGTTATATTTTGAATAAGATATCTTGTTCATTCAGGTAATTAAGCACTTAAGGTATAGTGCTGTTTCTATCCCACCACTTTTTGAGGAATCATTCGGAAAAGCGATCTGGGCATTTCAGCATCAGAGAGTTTATGATCCGGCAAAAGAAGACATTGTTCATTTGACGGACATACCTCATGGTGTTTTTGAAGATTTGGATTTTCTGGGCCCATATCCTTCATCTGCTACTTATGTTTTTACTATACATGCCATGCTATATCCTTTTTTCCTTTGAAATGATGGTAGCTTTCCTTGACTGAATTTACATGGTTACCACAAGGTATAGCTAAGGAAATAGCACAAGGAGACATTGATCCATTAACGAAGATGCCATTCCAGGTTCTTCTAGTTGAACCTGATCTGCTGATATTAGCATATTCTTCAATTTTTTGGGATATTAGTTATGTAAATTCTGATATCTATCAGCCCTTAGCCTATTTAAGCATTACATATCTCTTGCAAAATTAAGTTGAACTTTGATGAAAATATCTTTGATTTTGTAACCCATTAGTATCTTTCTCCTGCATTTTCCTTCTTTTGATTAGCTTTATATCTGAAAACATAGAAGCTCAAgaatatgctcaatttttagttcaTGAAAAACAAAAGAGAGTTCTTGAAGAGCTCCATTCATAGAACATGGGAGGATTAGCCATTATTCTAATGGCTACATGTCCTCAAAGGTTGATTGGTTAATTAACCTTAAAGGGTGTTTGGTCAGCATGACATAGTACGGGTAATCCTATTTAGGCCGTATCTACTTACCAAAATTGAGGCTTCGAAACCTCAGCCAAATATTTTAGAAGGTGCTAATGGCTTGCTTGGTGAAGACCATATACATTACATGTTTAACTGATGCTACATTTACATGTTCCATCAAGTAGTAGACATATTATCACAACTGATTGTCAGCAGTTCCCCTCTTAAGCTGCATTAACTAATGCTCTTCTTTTTATGGTTATCTCGTGGTGTTTTGACTAGTAGAGGATGCTATATTAGTATTTTCTTGATAGTTGTGCATAATTATACTATTAACAGGTACTAGAAAGTATGTTCTTTCTAGatccattttatttgttgttgtttagCATATATTTTCCCATGGCTTCTTTTTTCCTAATTGGCCAAATTATTCCGCTTAACTTTTTCCAGATGATGTATTCATTGATTATTTCTCGATTTATGGTTGCAGGGAAAGGACACATGCAGACAATTGATGCTTGGTAGAAATTGCTTAGAAAAAGAATCTGTACCATCAAGTGGAAGGAAAAAGCTAGATTTGCCTGTCCAGAAAAATTTATTGACCAATTACTTCTGTATCCAAATGATTTTGACAAACTTAAATATTCCATTACTGAATCCATAATTAGCATCACAAATGAATGCTTTTGTGCATcacttaattgctagttcatattTAGTTAGATTAGCAGATTGCTATAATATGTTTACTTTTCTTTAGCCGTACATCATGATCTCCTATATGTAGCCAACAATAGCTGGATATAGCTTATGAAAATGAATAATATTTGAGTAAAAAAAATTGGGTTTTATACTTCAAGACGTTGTGATCCAACTTTCTTGTTTCTATACTTCAGGGTAAAACACATTCTTTCTCCATTTACTTTATCTGAATTCTCGGAGCAGTCTGGAAACTTTctgatttttttaatgttttcctTTGTTATTTCTGATAGTAGAAGAATTGTAAGATTATCAAAGATAACGTTGTGAACTTTAAATGGGCATCTGCAATTTtcttattatcaaagataaattgTCTTTGGCATGTTTTCTTGCAAGtgcaataaaatttttaaaggaAATCATCAGTAGTTTCATCTTGACCTGTTCTCCTTTTATTTACTATATGTGATCAGTGCTGTTGCCTGTTCTCATTCTTAGGCTTTAAGAAGCCAAAATGTTTTACTATTTCTTTCTTCTCCCCTTAAAACATCGTTCTCATTCATCTTTGACTGATCTAGTTAAGAAATCATTATTACAGTAATTCATTTTGCATTAGTGGTCAtcaatttcaagaaacatcatcGACCTAGGCTCTATCATCCAGTTTATTCTTAAAGCTGCTATGGTATGTTTGTTTTCATTTCTTTTTACGTAAGTGAGGCATGCTTATAGATGTTTAGCATTCTTTTCCAATTCTTTAACAAAGTAAAGGTCTAGCGTCACTTGAAGCAAGACGGAAATTCAGAGCCCCCAAAGTCATGCCAAAAGAGTTGGTGGTGATGGACTCTGATTCTCCAAGTTCAGAAAAATATGATTCTGAATCACTTGGTTCAACAGAAGAGGCTACTTGTATCAATAATCACGCAGCACATGCCCCAGTCAATGCAAGCACTACTAATGATAGTCTGCCCGCAGAGGATTgtgtaggagatacaacaaaagtatTGGAAATAATATTAAAGTTCATTTACAGTCTCTCGTGAAGAATAcataactctttcttcttttcagatGGAAGATAAGTCTACCAATCACAACCAGAAAGTTAGCAGGCTACCTTTGAATAGTAAGTATGCAAAATTTTATCTGCCACCATTATAGAAATCATGAAAAACTTTTTCCTGTGTCTGAACCATAACAGGTGACCTTAAGGATCTGCAATGTTCTTCCTTATTGCCAGAGCTGAAGAATGAAACATGTAAACCATTTTTGACATCACACAAGGAATATGACTTTAAACTTCAAATGGCGGATGTCGATGTCACGACAAAGTCGACAAAAAGAAAAGTCATCGTCAAGAGCTCATATTTTAGGCATAAACTATCGGATGACAATGATCCTGAGAACCAAAATGATGGCACCAATGTGAATAATGAAAATTACGATTGCACTTCTTGTGATTGTCCTGTGCCTAATGGTGCATCATGTGGAAATGCATGTCTAAAAAGTGGCATGAAGAAAAGAAAGCCAGTCAATATCAGTGACAAGCAACTGGTGTGTTTGTCTGTTGTTTTGTGTGGTTCCTAGATTAAGTAGCTTTTATTTTAAGTGCTTTCTTGCTTATGCATTTTAATGAATCAGGGAGATCTAGGATCGAAGAATGCACGGACAACTTCAACTTATTTTGAAGAAGGTTTGGAATGGCTTTGCAATCATAAACAAATTATTCTGACAtaggattctatcaattctatctTGCATGGGTCTATGATATAGTAATTTTTTGCTTTGATTTTTCATATCTTCTGTTTTAATGTGTATTAAAAAATTGTAAATAGCCATCTTATAACTATTAGTTGGGACATTACAGCATATTATTGTTGTATGACATCTTAAATATATTGCACATTCATGTATGACTTATATTAAATATTACATGTATTGTTCTCatctttttaattatgatttcaTGGAAAAGAAATTAGTAGTATATGACTTTAGTTATGGTCTGCAATGGCTCTCTTTTTATTtgatgctttgtattaattgaCTATGTAATCTACCCTTGTGGATAGTTATTTAACTTGCAACCACTTGTCATGTGTTTATCCTGATTTTTGGTTCATCCCAAATGTATCATATTATGAAAGCTGAAAACTTGGTTGCTtagatgttttttaaaatatcagAATAAAGGCCTTAGATGTTTTAGGGTTGCTAGAGCTTTCACTTAGATCTAATAGATAGACCCCTGAACTTGCAACtggaccttttttcttttttatggcaTTCAAAACATAAGAGCATGTCATTTAACATTCCATTGCTTATTTCATTCAATATCACTAGTTGATGCTCTGACCGGTCACTCCATATTGTGATTTATGTTAACATTTTTTTCAAGCGAGTTAACATTTCAGCTTATCAAAACATTAAGCTTACTGCAATTTTCAATCTCAAGTTCCTTTAGTGAATTGGATCTGAGGAGGAAACGAATCCTCAATGCTTGTTCGAGAaatatgtatgttttgatttcaaaagTGTTGCATTACCCTTGGATGTTTTTTTATCCTGCAGATGGTGAAGCTTCTGATTCTAGCAACAAAGGCAAAGAGATGCAGGAGACTGGAAAATTTGGATGCAATATTTCGCACCTGAACAACTACACCGGTATAGCAGAGAAATCAATGGAAAAATTTGTTGCGCTCATTTCGTCCTACAGATACACTTCATCAGGTTCACGTGCAAGTGGCCTTCGTGCCCCGCTAAAAGATGTACAAAATACATGTTCTTCAAGGTATGTCTTCTACGCTTCATCTGAACAATCATCCGAATGTGTTTCTAAGATTATCTCCACCGCATGATCCTCATTttttgttgttttgttttaaatgaagGCGGACTGTTGCACCCATCAATATCAACAAATTTGCATATTCATCCAAAAAATAAAGATCGTCAGCAGGATCTTCCACGTGATGGATAATACTATCATCTGGGATCTGTATGTATAAGTGGTCATGCTCATTTATCCCCATTTCTTCTGGCTTTTCAACGCCTTTCATTCCCATACTCGTTATTCATTCACATTGCTACTCAAGGACTGAACATTGTCTTTCTATATTTATGCTAATACATGTTAGATTTTTGTTCCTCATCTTTGTGTTTGGTACTTGGAAGTATCTGCAAATTTGGTGAAAGTGATTGATTGGGCTACAAGTTTGAATATGAAGTAATAAGTTTAGGTGTCAGGTAAAAGGTTGACGAGTCCAACCGATGTAAGGTTCGATAAATCAGAATTAGTGGCTGCATGGTCAGTTGTTTGTCACTTCTTTGTCACCATCTCCGACTCCTATCATCCATCATCAAATCTTGGTTAGGCCTTTTTATACCAGTTCGTGATGCAGGAGGCACTATACTACTTTACTCCTAGTAGTCACTTGTGATGATGGTGATTCATCGTACACCCCACCGTCATCTTGTTGCACCTTCAACGTCTGAGAAATTGGACAATGTGGTCGTCtgcttctttctttatttttaggcggagagagagagagagaggagtcacTTCCGAAGAGAAATTTATGATCATGATGTGAAAGCAAAGATAGATAGCCAGATTACACAGCAGTATATTAGAAGATGAGATCAATGCCTTGGATGATAAGAGCGTCGGCCAACACGCTGTTCGCCGCCTCCGAGGGATGGAAGCTGTCCCAGAACACGTACCCCGTGGCGTTGCCGCATGTCCCCGGGGACGCTGCATTGCACAGCAGCGACGTCTCGATCGTCCCCGTCCCGCAGCACGCCCTCCGTGCTTCCAAGAAACCTTTGCCATCCACAACTTTACAGGTCATTCGCCTTCATGCGCCCAAGAAACTACCATGCAATGGGCGGAGGAGGAGATGCGTACCACCGTCTGCGGGGTTGCGGATCAGCTTCAGCAGAGGGCCGTAGACGTCGAAGACGACCAGCTTCAGGTCGGCGTGGTTCCTTTTGAGGGCCCGAGCTGCTGCGTCGAGTTTCTCGTTGAAGGCCACCGCATCGTCGTTGAGCCGCGCCACGCAGGcatcgccgtcgccgccgccgaacAGCGTGATGGCCGCCGGAAGACAGCCGATGGGTGGCAGCGACGTGACCCCGATCCGTCTTGCTCCCATGTCGTGCAGCTCCTGATCCATGGAGGAGTTCATCGTGAATGCTGGTAACCAGAGATCAAAACAATAACAGGAACTACCGGCTTTCTTTGCATAAGAAGGTGATCTCCGATAGTTTGCATGAAAAGACGGAAGCACAAGGAGTAGATGTGGCTACGTGAATGCTTTCATCTTAACATCAAGAAGAGACCTGAACAAAGGTGGTAAAAGACTGCAGCAGCAAGCCGGAGAACTGATCCGGGCTATAAATCGCACGGAGCAAGGGATTGATGTAGTAGTTCTGAAGGAAGTCGCTGCTTCCGGCGCTCAGCACGTAGATGGAATCCGCGAACAGCGCCGTCGCGGTCGCCTTTCCCGCGATGCTCTTCACCTTCGCCTGGTACTGCTCGAAGTATCGCAGCTGCCGTGTCAGAGAGACTGCTTGCTGCCAAAAAGACACGGCCATCGCCTAATCATTCCGGCCTCTGCAACATGACAAGGATTCAGGAAGCCACTCACATAGAGACTTGCTGTAGCATCCAAGTATCCAGAAGACGCAGAGGCGAAGTTGGCACCGTTCAAGAGGTTGTTTCCTGTAGCCTCCTTGCTGAGATAGGCCGGTGGGTGTGACGTGAATCCAAGGACCTCGACTGCAGATTGTGTATGTAAAGTTCACAGAAAGACTTGCAGTAATGAAAAGAAAGAATGGAGAGGAAGAGTCGGATGCATACCAACAAAGTCGGTGACAAGCTTGCCATTGCAAAACCTTCCGGTTGGTGAGTGGTGGGGAAAGTCTCTGCCGTAGGGGGGGAAGTCGGCCTTGACGAGAGTGAGGAGGTGGTTGTTGTTGCCGACGTCGACGGTCGAGTCGCCGAAGATGATGACACCAGGGACCAGCCCCTGCCCTTCTGACACCCCCACCAGCCCGACTAACACTTGAACAGCAGCTACCAGAATCGGAACCATGGCTGCACTGCacttgttcttctcttcttcctcgccaAGCGCCGGTGGTGGCGCGGAGATGACGGGGGGCGATGAGGAGGTGGAAAAGTTAGAGATGAGTGGGGCACTTAAGAAGTGGAGTGTGAGGAGTATACCTGGGGATGGCACTCGTAAAAAGCAAAAGTGGGCTTTGGTGTCTTCAACAGGT
Protein-coding sequences here:
- the LOC103975711 gene encoding exonuclease 1; translation: MGIQGLLPLLKSIMAPIHVEELRGQTVAVDAYSWLHKGAFSCATQLCKGLPTSKHIDYCMHRVNLLKHHGVKPILVFDGGILPMKIEQETKRSRTRKENLARAMEHETLGNSSAAYECYQKAVDISPLVAFELIQVLKQDHVDYIVAPYEADAQMTFLSINSLVDAVITEDSDLIPFGCSRIIFKMDKFGQGVEFQSLRLGKNKELDLTGFTNRMLLEMCIFSGCDYLPSLPGMGLKRAHALVKRLKSYNKVIKHLRYSAVSIPPLFEESFGKAIWAFQHQRVYDPAKEDIVHLTDIPHGVFEDLDFLGPWLPQGIAKEIAQGDIDPLTKMPFQGKDTCRQLMLGRNCLEKESVPSSGRKKLDLPVQKNLLTNYFCLASLEARRKFRAPKVMPKELVVMDSDSPSSEKYDSESLGSTEEATCINNHAAHAPVNASTTNDSLPAEDCVGDTTKMEDKSTNHNQKVSRLPLNSDLKDLQCSSLLPELKNETCKPFLTSHKEYDFKLQMADVDVTTKSTKRKVIVKSSYFRHKLSDDNDPENQNDGTNVNNENYDCTSCDCPVPNGASCGNACLKSGMKKRKPVNISDKQLGDLGSKNARTTSTYFEEDGEASDSSNKGKEMQETGKFGCNISHLNNYTGIAEKSMEKFVALISSYRYTSSGSRASGLRAPLKDVQNTCSSRRTVAPININKFAYSSKK
- the LOC135605782 gene encoding GDSL esterase/lipase At5g03810-like, with amino-acid sequence MVPILVAAVQVLVGLVGVSEGQGLVPGVIIFGDSTVDVGNNNHLLTLVKADFPPYGRDFPHHSPTGRFCNGKLVTDFVVEVLGFTSHPPAYLSKEATGNNLLNGANFASASSGYLDATASLYQAVSLTRQLRYFEQYQAKVKSIAGKATATALFADSIYVLSAGSSDFLQNYYINPLLRAIYSPDQFSGLLLQSFTTFVQELHDMGARRIGVTSLPPIGCLPAAITLFGGGDGDACVARLNDDAVAFNEKLDAAARALKRNHADLKLVVFDVYGPLLKLIRNPADGGFLEARRACCGTGTIETSLLCNAASPGTCGNATGYVFWDSFHPSEAANSVLADALIIQGIDLIF